In Nitrospirota bacterium, the genomic stretch CAGCGGCTTCCGTATCGGCCGTCCCGGTCATTCCCGATAGTTTTTGATACATCCGGAAATAATTCTGGAAGGTAATCGTCGCAAGGGTTTGATTTTCACTTGCGATTTTTACGCCTTCCTTTGCTTCGATCGCTTGATGGAGACCGTCGCTCCAGCGGCGTCCCGGCATTAAACGCCCCGTAAACTCATCGACAATGAGAACCTCTCCGTCTTTAACGACATAATCGACATCCCGCTTAAACAAAACATGGGCTCTCAATGCCTGCTGAACATGGTGGACCAATGAAATATTGGACAAATCATAGAGGTTTTGCACGCCAAGGTAACGTTCAACTTTAATGTTTCCCTCGTCGGTCAGGGAAGCCGTTTTGGTTTTCTCTTCTATGGTAAAATCAGCTTCCGGTTTAAGGGAAGGGATAACCTTGTCGACCTGATAATAAAGATCGGTGGATTCTTCCGATGGGCCGGAAATGATCAAGGGGGTTCTCGCTTCGTCAATCAGGATGCTGTCGACTTCGTCCACAATGGCGTAAACCAGGTCGCGTTGAACAAATTGAGAGGCGTCAAACTTCATGTTGTCTCTTAAATAATCAAACCCGAACTCATTATTGGTCCCATAGGTAACGTCGTTTCCATAAGCGATCTGCCTTTCGCTGTCATCAAGGTCATGCTGAATCAGACCGACAGAAAGCCCCAGAAATTGATAAAGCTGGCCCATCCATTGGCTATCTCTTTTAGCGAGATAATCATTCACCGTTACCACGTGGACCCCTGTTCCGGCGAGCGCATTTAAATAAACCGGAAGGGTCGCGACAAGGGTCTTCCCTTCCCCGGTTTTCATTTCGGCGATTTTCCCCTCATGGAGAACAACCCCTCCCAAAATCTGGACATCAAAGTGCCTCATCCCTAAAACCCGTTTAGAAGCCTCCCGGACAACCGCAAACGCTTCGGGCAAAAGCTGATCCAGGGTTTCTCCTTCTGAAATCCGTTTTTTAAACTCGGGAGTTTTGGCTTGAAGCTGAGCGTCCGAGAGAGGGGAAATGGCAGGCTCGATTGAATTGACCTTTTGGACGAGGGGCCACATCCGCTTCAGTTCACGGTCATTTTTACTGCCTACAATTTTTTTTAAAATCCCAAACATTACAATCATCCTGAATTAACTTAAAAAAATATAACACAATTAAATTCAAAAAACCATTTCTGAAAAATAAAAAAACCTGGAGGAATTCTATCTTCCCCCAGGTTTTTTGAAATGCAGGAGTCGCCCAGGGCAGGCACGGGGGCCTGCCCCTACAATAAAATGTAATTTCATTAATCTGTTAATTAATAATATACTTTAGCGGGTTGACGGGAACCGAATTAACATGAATTTCGTAATGAAGATGCGGGCCCGTTGAAAGGCCGGTATTTCCGACGTAGCCGATAATATCTCCTCTTTTTATCCGCTGTCCGACTTTTACGGCAGACTTCGCCAAATGGCCGTAAACCGTCTCCATGCCGTAACCATGTTCTATTCTCACTTCACGGCCAAAACCGCTGTCAAAGCCGTCATACCTCACAATTCCGGCGGCGGGAGCGGTAATCGGCGTTTCGGGTTTCGCGGCAATATCAATCCCCTTATGAAGGGAGACCATTCCCGTAAAAGGGGAAACCCGGTTTCCGAAACCGGACGTCATCCAACCCTTCACCGGCCAGACCGACGGGGTCGAGGTCCACATCGTTTGGTGTTCCTTCATAACTTCGCTTAATTCCTGAAAACTAACCTGCTGTTGAATCGAAGCCGACTGGAGGAGCGAAACATCCTGTTCCATTTTTTTAATCATCCCCGAGGGGTTGTTTTTATTTTCAATTAAATTTTCGATAGGGCTTGCCGCTTCCGCTCCGCCCATTCCAAAAAACTCCGTATTTACCTTTGACGGCCCGATATCCGCAATCACTCTTAACTTTGCGTCCAGTTCTTTTAAACGGACCATCTGTTTTTTAAGGTCTTCAATTCGGTTGGAAAACATTTGAAGCTGAAGTTTTTGGGCAACGGTTTCCTTTTGAAGGGAATTCAACTCCCATGTCTCTCCAATCAGATAAAAATATTGAAACAGGAAAAAAATCAATAAAAGAACGCCGCACGAAGAAATGCCTGCGATCTTTTTTAAGGTCTTTTTGGTGACGCAAAATCGATAGGTCTTTGACGTCGGGTTGGGAAGAACCATGATCGTGTAAGACTCTTCATGTTTTTCCATATCTGTTTCCTCCCACAAAGCTTGCTGTCGATTATATTTGGGGCCCATGCGGTTGCTCCGCAATCCTCCGATGCCCCAGGCCCGCACTCGAACTGGCAAAGCCGGCTTCTCGCTTACGATATCGCAGCGAAGCTATTTTTTAACTCTTTTCAACCAAACGGGGCTGACACTAACATATGAAATTTTGAAAAGTCAAGGTCAAAAGTCTTAACAATTCATTTACAAACTTAGGTTATTGAGGCTATTTGGATAAAAATAGAAAAATCCTTACCCCTGATAGTAAGCAAGGCCCGTGCCTTCGATTTTAAATTCCAACTTATTGTTTTATTTGATAAAAATTAAAAAATGGATGGTTAAGAATGACAAAAACTGTCACTTTTGTACATTTTTTGAATTTGACAGGTTGTCGGCGATTTCATCATTATACTCGGAAGGCGTAATAAAGATGATTAATTCCGTCTCCTGATTTCCTTTATTTTGCTTTTTAAACAACCATCCCAAAATAGGAATGTCTGATAAAAAGGGAATTCCATTTTCTTTGACAGATTCATTTTTCGTAATAATTCCCCCTATGGCGACCGTCGAACCGTTTTTGACAATTAAATCTGTTTCAGCCGTTCGGGTCGTGAGTGGAGGAATATTTTGAACCTGGTGGCTGTAGTCGGGTTCTTTTTTCTCAGTTCTTATGTGCATCAGGATCTGATGGTCCGGCGTAATATGAGGCGTTACCACTAACTCCAGTTTTGCGTTTATCGTCGTAACCCCGCTGGTTGCTGAAGAGCCTGTGGGAGTCCCGCCGGAGGTTGCTCCTCCCGAAACAAGGGTTGCGGTTGGAATCAAGATTTCCGTCCCGCTCGAAATTCTCGCTTCTTTATGATCGAGCGTCAGAATTTTGGGTTTCGACAATATTTTTCCCTTTCCGGTGTCCTGCATGGCGGATAGTTGAACATCTAAAAGCAAATTGTTGGCAATATTCGCATAAGACAAACCGATTGAGCCTCCCAGGCCGGGTCCAACCGTGGCCGGCAGATTCACGGCATAAGGAGCGCCGCTATATCCTATCCCGTTGGTCAGTGGATTAAAAAACGTGTCGGTAGATGAGCTTTTGGTCACGCCACCCAGGAGGGAATAATTCCCGTTATTATAAAGACCTCCCCATTGGATTCCCAGTTCACGCGTAAAGTTGGTATTTGCTTCAACAATTTTTGCCTCAATCATGACCTGGGGGGTTTTATTATCCAGCGTTTTTACCAGAGTTGATATTTTTTCGATATTTTCAGGAATATCTTTAATAATGAGTGAGTTAGAACGGGAATCCACCGCGATATTCCCTTTTTTGCTTAATAGGCCTTTCACGGAGTCCTGGAGATCTTTTACGGTGGCATAATTTACCGGGATCAGGCGGGTTACCAGATCTTCTTCCCCTTCGGGAGAAGAGGTATGGGCAATCGTCATGATAGACCCGTTTTTGCTCGCCCAAAGATTTTGGTTTCGTAAGATCGCATCCAGGGCTTCATCCAGCGTGACGTTTTTGAAGCTCAAGGTCACTTTCCCTTTTACATCCTCCCTGATAATGACATTGATATGATTTTCCTGCCCGATGGCCCGGAGAACATCTTTTACATCGGCCTCCCGAAATTCAAGAGAAAATCTTGATGAATTTCCGTTATTTTCACCCTCTGGCAGGATTCTCACGATATGATCCTGGCCCAAGGCTTTTTCAATAAATAAAAGAGAGAGGCTAAAGAATAATAAAACCATCCACCGATTAGAGTTTCTCATAATAGATATCCTTTTTTTCATTGGCTGTCCGATAAAAATGGGAGAATTCGAATCTCCCTGGACCCAAAAGCCCCCTTTAAAATAACCCGGTCGGAATCGATAACGGCAACGGTGCCTCCCATGATCTGATCCCCTTCTGATACGATTCGATTATTGATAATCGCTGATTTACTTCCCGACGCTCCGACTAAAATGCCGGTCAATCTCCATTGATCAACCTGAACTCCCCCCGGAGCGGGATGGCTTAAGACTTTTTGACGCGGCAGATGAAAAGGGTCCCGGTTTTCGGGGTTCTGGTCAACCCGAGACTTTAAAGATTGGCCGGGAACGATTTGAGATCCCAACAAGACCAGAAAAAACAGGATTAACGTAAACAGAATGTTTTTCATCCTTCCTCTTTCTTAAGCCGCGTCGTCACAAGCAGTTCAGCAAAAATCAATGGGGTTTCGTCCTCCAGGGTTTCAATCTTAATCCGATCAATTTTAACCGGTTGGGGAAAATGGTCCAGCTTGGATAAATAACGCTCAAGTTCATTAAAACGGGTTTTAACCTTGACCCTTACGGTTAAAAGGACCTCTTTTTCCTCTTCCTGCCGGGAGTCCGGTCGGAATGAAATCACTTCAACCGAATCTCCGGCGGCCAAAAGAGCCATCTTCTCCAAAACCTGGGACATTTTTCGTTCATTGGCCGTAAGATGGTCGATGTTCAACGACCTTCGTTGAAGCCTTAAGTTGATTCTATTGACCTGTTCCTTCAAAAGAGAGAGGTTCTTTTCTTTTTGGACCGTCTGCGACTGCGTTAAATTTCGCTCCTCGTTTAATCGGGTCACCTCGCGTTTTTTAGGGCCATAAAATAAACCGCCGATCAGGGTGATGATCAAGGTCAACAAGATTCCGGCATAAATGGGATCCTTCAACGTTTGATATAAAACGGGAAATCGTTTTAATCCCAGGAATTGATTGATTTTTTCCAAAAAGGTCAATTGATCCTTCCTGTTATTTCGAAGTGGATAGCCCGATCTTCATGACTCTCCCCTTTTTGGGTGTAAATCAATCGAATTTGGGAAAAGAGAGGCTGACGTTCAAGCCTTGAAAGAAGAAGGGTTATCGGCGCGTAAGAATTGGCAAAACCGACGAACTTTATCTCTTTAAAAGCAGATTGCGGATTTCCATCCGATCCCCCGCCCTGTGTTATTCCTCCCTCAAGGTTTTTAAGCCATGCCCCTTCAGGAACCGTTGAGCTTATTACAGAAAGAATTTCTTTCCATTTAATGACCTCTTTAAAAAAATTTTCGCTTTCCATCTGGCCGTTTTTCTGAATAAAGAGGGTCAGGTCCTGCTCTTCCTTAGAAATTTGGGCAAGACGGTTTTGAAGTTGAGTCAGTTCGGCTTTCCTCTCTTTAATCTCCACCATTCGTGAACCGATCTCCCAGGCAAACCCTAAAATCAAAATAACCAGCCAGACCGCCAATAGTTTTGGTTGAATCCGGCTGAACGGGTCAAAGACGAACTCGTCCGTTATTAAATTTATTTCTCTCTTCATCTTAATACTCGGGGACCTTCGCAGACTACGCTCAATGCCCCCGAACCCCGCGTTTCGCGCTGGCAAAGCCAGGCGCTTCACTTATGCGTTTCCCGGCAACTTGCCCCTTAAAGCCAGGCCGATGGAACCTGCCCAAAGGGAACCCATCGGATTTAATTCTTTTAAAAAATCCGAACTGCAGACCATAGAAGAAAAAGGATTTTCAAGAACAACCGGCAGGTCAAAATGGGTTTCAAAGTAATCCCGAAAACCAGCCATTAAGGGGGTTCCTCCCATTAAAATGATTTTTTGAAACAAAGGGTCCCGAAATTGAGTCCGGTAATAGTCCATCGACCGTTGAACTTCGAGAACCATCCGGTCCATTTCTTCCTTTATGACGCTTTTAAACTCAGAATGGTTTAACCCATCCTTTTTTTTGATGTTTTCCGCCTCGTCAAAAGAAATGGTTTCTTTTGCCATCATCGCGCGGGAAATGTCGTTCCCTCCATGCTTGATTTGCCGGGTAAACCGCAAGACTCCTTCGCGGCAAATATTAATCTCCATTTTGGCGGAACCGATATCCATAAAGATCAGGTCATGA encodes the following:
- a CDS encoding M23 family metallopeptidase, whose amino-acid sequence is MEKHEESYTIMVLPNPTSKTYRFCVTKKTLKKIAGISSCGVLLLIFFLFQYFYLIGETWELNSLQKETVAQKLQLQMFSNRIEDLKKQMVRLKELDAKLRVIADIGPSKVNTEFFGMGGAEAASPIENLIENKNNPSGMIKKMEQDVSLLQSASIQQQVSFQELSEVMKEHQTMWTSTPSVWPVKGWMTSGFGNRVSPFTGMVSLHKGIDIAAKPETPITAPAAGIVRYDGFDSGFGREVRIEHGYGMETVYGHLAKSAVKVGQRIKRGDIIGYVGNTGLSTGPHLHYEIHVNSVPVNPLKYIIN
- the pilQ gene encoding type IV pilus secretin PilQ is translated as MRNSNRWMVLLFFSLSLLFIEKALGQDHIVRILPEGENNGNSSRFSLEFREADVKDVLRAIGQENHINVIIREDVKGKVTLSFKNVTLDEALDAILRNQNLWASKNGSIMTIAHTSSPEGEEDLVTRLIPVNYATVKDLQDSVKGLLSKKGNIAVDSRSNSLIIKDIPENIEKISTLVKTLDNKTPQVMIEAKIVEANTNFTRELGIQWGGLYNNGNYSLLGGVTKSSSTDTFFNPLTNGIGYSGAPYAVNLPATVGPGLGGSIGLSYANIANNLLLDVQLSAMQDTGKGKILSKPKILTLDHKEARISSGTEILIPTATLVSGGATSGGTPTGSSATSGVTTINAKLELVVTPHITPDHQILMHIRTEKKEPDYSHQVQNIPPLTTRTAETDLIVKNGSTVAIGGIITKNESVKENGIPFLSDIPILGWLFKKQNKGNQETELIIFITPSEYNDEIADNLSNSKNVQK
- the pilO gene encoding type 4a pilus biogenesis protein PilO, with product MTFLEKINQFLGLKRFPVLYQTLKDPIYAGILLTLIITLIGGLFYGPKKREVTRLNEERNLTQSQTVQKEKNLSLLKEQVNRINLRLQRRSLNIDHLTANERKMSQVLEKMALLAAGDSVEVISFRPDSRQEEEKEVLLTVRVKVKTRFNELERYLSKLDHFPQPVKIDRIKIETLEDETPLIFAELLVTTRLKKEEG
- a CDS encoding PilN domain-containing protein, with the translated sequence MKREINLITDEFVFDPFSRIQPKLLAVWLVILILGFAWEIGSRMVEIKERKAELTQLQNRLAQISKEEQDLTLFIQKNGQMESENFFKEVIKWKEILSVISSTVPEGAWLKNLEGGITQGGGSDGNPQSAFKEIKFVGFANSYAPITLLLSRLERQPLFSQIRLIYTQKGESHEDRAIHFEITGRIN